In Bombina bombina isolate aBomBom1 chromosome 6, aBomBom1.pri, whole genome shotgun sequence, a single genomic region encodes these proteins:
- the LOC128662517 gene encoding golgin subfamily B member 1-like, which yields MKQQNIEAEQVKRDLEQQLREERERSDERVQEMKETVMRLQSHRWSSSEGANELSLLIEPQEIMKSKARSSSLRRLLHHIYFYRTRTPLLFGLYLLTIHVLLLLCLSGHL from the exons ATGAAACAACAGAATATTGAGGCTGAACAAGTGAAAAGAGATCTGGAGCAGCAGCTGAGAGAGGAACGTGAGCGGTCAGATGAGAGGGTGCAGGAGATGAAGGAGACGGTGATGAG GTTACAGTCACACAGGTGGTCATCCTCTGAGGGAGCCAATGAGTTGTCGCTGCTGATAGAGCCCCAGGAAATCATGAAGAGCAAG GCCAGGAGTTCATCTCTGCGCAGATTACTGCATCACATTTATTTCTATCGCACCCGGACTCCTTTGCTGTTTGGACTTTACCTGCTCACCATTCATGTGCTGCTGCTGCTCTGTTTATCGGGGCATCTATGA